The following are encoded in a window of Candidatus Omnitrophota bacterium genomic DNA:
- a CDS encoding UDP-N-acetylmuramoyl-tripeptide--D-alanyl-D-alanine ligase: MRLSSIIRAVNARVSGPAKECFIHSFSTDSRTIKTGELFIALNGKNFQGSEFIPDAVKKGAAAVITDICPNCHILKKIPVLFVQNSENALALIAKEHRRAFDIPFICVVGSNGKTTTKDLISHILSAKYNVLKTEANYNNLIGVAKTLLRLRGHNAAVIEAGSNSPGEISRSASIIRPDIVITTNIGMSHLQGLKTLAGVLKEKTAMVKALPRDGVWVKNFDDKMLMTVRYKGIREIGFALSHTRACFRARRIRQGWDGTSFCVNSEAFFLPLIGTHNVYNAAAAIAVSSLFMDIGLIKEAISSFKASPGRMQIDVCRGGFRLINDTYNANPASLVSAVSALKSQSRHGKNYIVCADMLELGNRADKLHYACGKFIAKSKAADLLVLFGSHINSMAKGASDGGMKNSDIKIFKDKMEIVDFFRRRITKGDTVLVKGSRSMRMEEIVSGLSG, translated from the coding sequence ACCGATTCCCGCACCATTAAAACCGGCGAACTCTTTATAGCGCTTAACGGGAAAAATTTCCAGGGCAGTGAATTTATACCTGATGCCGTTAAAAAAGGCGCCGCGGCAGTGATAACAGATATTTGCCCGAATTGCCATATACTCAAGAAAATCCCGGTATTATTTGTCCAAAACTCCGAGAACGCCCTGGCGTTGATAGCAAAAGAGCATAGGCGCGCCTTTGACATACCGTTTATATGTGTTGTTGGTTCTAATGGAAAAACTACGACCAAGGACCTGATTAGCCACATCCTTTCCGCCAAATACAATGTGTTGAAAACCGAGGCAAATTATAATAACCTAATAGGGGTGGCTAAAACGCTTTTAAGGCTTAGAGGCCATAACGCGGCTGTTATAGAAGCAGGGAGCAATTCCCCGGGGGAAATATCACGCAGCGCGAGTATCATAAGGCCCGATATAGTGATAACTACCAATATCGGCATGTCGCATCTGCAAGGATTAAAGACCCTCGCGGGCGTGCTTAAGGAAAAGACAGCCATGGTCAAGGCACTGCCAAGAGACGGTGTGTGGGTGAAAAATTTTGACGATAAAATGCTTATGACGGTAAGATATAAAGGTATCAGGGAAATTGGTTTTGCCCTTAGTCATACAAGAGCCTGTTTTAGGGCCCGGAGAATCAGGCAGGGCTGGGATGGCACAAGTTTTTGTGTCAACAGCGAAGCTTTTTTTTTGCCGCTCATAGGTACGCATAATGTGTATAATGCCGCGGCTGCTATTGCCGTATCGTCGCTTTTTATGGACATCGGCCTGATAAAAGAGGCAATATCGTCTTTTAAAGCCTCGCCCGGAAGAATGCAGATAGATGTTTGCCGCGGCGGGTTCAGATTGATAAACGACACATATAATGCTAACCCGGCTTCTTTGGTATCCGCCGTATCGGCCCTGAAGAGTCAAAGCAGGCATGGAAAAAATTACATTGTATGCGCGGATATGCTGGAGCTTGGAAACAGGGCCGATAAACTCCATTACGCGTGTGGAAAATTCATAGCAAAATCCAAAGCCGCCGACCTGCTTGTCTTGTTCGGGAGCCATATCAACAGCATGGCCAAAGGGGCTTCTGACGGCGGAATGAAAAATTCCGATATCAAGATTTTTAAAGACAAAATGGAAATAGTGGATTTTTTTAGGCGCAGGATAACAAAAGGGGACACTGTTTTGGTAAAGGGGTCAAGATCAATGAGGATGGAGGAGATTGTCAGCGGGCTTTCCGGCTAA
- the murG gene encoding undecaprenyldiphospho-muramoylpentapeptide beta-N-acetylglucosaminyltransferase, whose protein sequence is MRILIVCGGTGGHIFPAVALAQELKRQGYSDLFFIVDKSHNAESMMKASGFDHCAFNVPKMPYGISLKWFGFLSKLVRSRIEAETLIARINPDIAVGFGAYISGPIIQSASAMGIKTVIHEQNVVFGRANYMLRKIADKVCLSFDHPLIHKGRKYVFTGNPIRQEMINGLKMVTRHEALSALKFSDKRKTLFIIGGSLGASAINKAVSDMAAMLNIVERDSIQIAHITGYADREAVEESYRVNKIVHWVRGFCDKMVLCYKAADLVICRAGATTISELAFFAIPAVFIPYPGAGGHQSANALCLAKRQAAVVLPQSQLQAGRLKDEVFSIINNNRQMEQMRSNMRLFSRPQAGSELAGQIIELINAQ, encoded by the coding sequence GTGAGAATATTAATCGTTTGCGGAGGTACGGGCGGCCATATATTTCCAGCCGTAGCCTTGGCTCAGGAACTCAAAAGACAGGGTTACTCTGATTTATTTTTTATTGTTGATAAATCGCATAATGCCGAATCCATGATGAAGGCGTCCGGATTTGATCATTGCGCTTTTAATGTGCCGAAGATGCCGTATGGCATATCGCTGAAATGGTTTGGATTTTTATCAAAGCTTGTCCGTTCTCGCATTGAGGCGGAAACCCTGATAGCCAGGATTAATCCGGATATAGCGGTTGGTTTCGGGGCGTATATTTCCGGACCAATAATACAGTCAGCGTCTGCTATGGGAATAAAAACCGTGATACATGAACAAAATGTTGTTTTTGGCCGCGCGAACTACATGTTACGTAAAATCGCGGACAAGGTATGTTTGAGTTTTGATCATCCATTGATACATAAGGGGCGTAAATATGTTTTTACCGGAAACCCTATAAGGCAGGAGATGATAAACGGATTAAAGATGGTGACAAGGCATGAGGCCCTGTCTGCTTTGAAATTTTCAGACAAGAGAAAGACATTGTTTATCATAGGCGGTAGTTTAGGGGCCTCTGCCATTAATAAAGCTGTTTCGGATATGGCCGCGATGCTTAATATCGTGGAAAGGGATTCCATACAGATAGCTCATATAACAGGATATGCTGACAGGGAAGCAGTTGAAGAATCTTACAGGGTGAATAAGATAGTCCATTGGGTCAGAGGTTTTTGCGATAAAATGGTTTTATGCTATAAAGCGGCAGATCTTGTTATATGCAGGGCGGGCGCAACGACCATATCTGAACTGGCTTTTTTTGCGATTCCTGCTGTTTTTATTCCATATCCCGGGGCAGGGGGGCATCAGTCAGCCAATGCGCTATGCCTGGCAAAGCGGCAGGCGGCGGTTGTCCTGCCTCAGAGTCAACTGCAGGCAGGCAGGCTCAAAGACGAGGTGTTTTCCATTATAAATAATAATAGGCAGATGGAACAGATGAGGAGCAATATGAGATTATTTTCAAGGCCCCAGGCCGGTAGTGAACTCGCCGGCCAAATTATAGAGCTTATAAATGCTCAATAG
- the ftsW gene encoding putative lipid II flippase FtsW, with protein sequence MRKTRVMLFLVVLILVAVGVVMIYSSSCVFAYEKYHDSAYFLKRHIIFLVFGIMAAVFFMSFDYGRLKNISKPFLLFSIFLLCMVFVPGLGKAAGGARRWIGIGPVSFQPSEIAKLALVLYAADILSRKQSEIKDFFHGFLPLVIALGICLALILAGSDLGTAVALALLIVIMAFIAGVDIKQLFTIMAPGIILMAGLIATKPYRVKRIIAFINPWSDPKGAGFQIIQSMIAIGSGGVFGVGLAHSKQKFFYLPEAHTDFIFSIIGEELGIVGSMGIVLLFAFLIWLGFKIAYFARDLFGQFLAFGLVTMIALQVLINIAAVTAIIPTKGMPLPFISYGGTSLVYSLASIGLLLNIARHRR encoded by the coding sequence ATGAGAAAAACGCGTGTGATGCTATTTTTAGTCGTGTTGATACTGGTGGCAGTAGGTGTAGTCATGATCTATTCATCCAGTTGTGTTTTTGCTTATGAAAAATATCATGATAGCGCTTATTTCCTGAAAAGGCACATTATTTTTTTGGTGTTTGGCATTATGGCGGCCGTGTTCTTCATGAGCTTTGACTACGGAAGGCTTAAAAATATATCTAAGCCTTTTTTACTGTTTTCCATTTTTCTTTTATGTATGGTTTTTGTCCCCGGGCTGGGCAAGGCCGCAGGAGGGGCCAGGCGCTGGATAGGCATAGGGCCTGTAAGTTTTCAGCCGTCTGAAATAGCGAAACTGGCGCTTGTTCTTTATGCGGCTGACATACTTTCGCGCAAACAATCGGAAATCAAGGATTTCTTTCATGGGTTTCTACCGCTTGTAATAGCCTTGGGCATATGCCTGGCGCTTATATTAGCCGGTTCTGATCTCGGAACGGCTGTAGCGCTTGCCCTGCTTATTGTAATAATGGCGTTTATAGCGGGTGTTGATATAAAACAGCTGTTTACAATTATGGCGCCTGGTATAATATTAATGGCAGGGCTTATTGCCACCAAGCCGTACAGGGTCAAGCGTATTATAGCTTTTATCAATCCATGGTCTGATCCGAAAGGGGCGGGTTTTCAGATAATACAATCCATGATAGCTATCGGCAGCGGCGGTGTTTTTGGCGTGGGTTTGGCGCATTCAAAACAAAAATTTTTTTATCTGCCGGAGGCGCATACCGATTTTATTTTTTCCATCATAGGAGAAGAACTCGGCATAGTTGGAAGCATGGGCATAGTGCTGTTATTCGCTTTCCTTATATGGCTGGGGTTTAAAATAGCCTATTTTGCCAGAGACCTGTTCGGGCAGTTTCTGGCTTTTGGTCTGGTGACGATGATAGCCTTGCAGGTGCTCATAAATATAGCCGCCGTAACGGCTATTATCCCGACAAAGGGCATGCCGCTGCCTTTTATAAGTTATGGCGGCACATCCCTGGTATACAGTTTGGCCAGTATTGGTTTATTGCTGAATATAGCCAGACACAGGCGTTAA
- the murD gene encoding UDP-N-acetylmuramoyl-L-alanine--D-glutamate ligase, with translation MEVKGKRISVIGLGVSGKAASMLLKQMGACVFAMDSNDSAQLRETAAGLIAAGIDTRLGLDGTDLIEGSDIIVVSPGVPDTAPALVNAGRRSIPVVSEIEAASWFLPNDIIAVTGTNGKSTIASLIDMMLKESGRQSILCGNIGKAFSSVVLSSNPGQNIVLEVSSFQLKHVDSFRPKIALISNVTQNHLDVHPDFNDYFCSKKNIYKNQTQSDFFVLNSDDDRLARLRPAPGSKIYCFSVKKEVRGFYLKDNNFIINMSGENRILCSSDNVLLSGAHNYYNILASCCCAYLAGATPDGMLKALMNFKGLAHRCEQVAVLGGVRYIDDSKSTSVDSCAAALKAFRGKVVLIAGGRDKGSDFTVIGSLVRDRARVVIVIGEAGGKIKHDLSALVPVRQASGMEEAVKIAREEAVPGDFVLLSPMCASFDMYKSYAARGEDFKNHVLNIRKGGGKGETLS, from the coding sequence ATGGAAGTAAAGGGAAAGAGAATTTCAGTAATAGGCTTGGGGGTAAGCGGCAAGGCGGCGTCTATGCTTTTAAAACAGATGGGGGCCTGCGTTTTTGCCATGGATTCCAATGATTCCGCCCAGCTTCGCGAGACTGCCGCCGGGCTTATTGCCGCCGGCATTGATACGCGTCTCGGCTTGGACGGAACGGATTTGATAGAAGGCTCGGACATCATTGTTGTAAGCCCCGGGGTGCCTGATACCGCGCCCGCGCTGGTAAACGCCGGACGCAGGTCCATACCTGTTGTAAGCGAGATTGAGGCCGCTTCCTGGTTTTTGCCTAATGATATAATAGCTGTTACCGGCACTAACGGGAAAAGCACTATCGCCAGCCTCATTGATATGATGTTAAAGGAATCCGGGCGCCAGTCAATTCTCTGCGGAAATATAGGCAAGGCCTTTTCATCGGTTGTATTGTCTTCTAATCCCGGCCAAAATATCGTGCTTGAAGTGAGCTCTTTTCAGCTTAAGCATGTGGACAGTTTCAGGCCGAAGATAGCCTTGATATCCAATGTTACCCAAAATCATCTTGATGTACACCCTGATTTTAACGATTATTTTTGTTCCAAAAAGAATATCTATAAGAATCAGACTCAAAGTGATTTTTTTGTATTAAACAGCGATGATGACAGGCTGGCCAGGCTCCGGCCGGCGCCAGGTTCAAAAATATATTGTTTTAGCGTGAAAAAAGAAGTCAGGGGTTTTTATCTAAAAGACAACAACTTCATTATTAATATGTCCGGAGAGAACCGGATACTTTGTTCGTCGGATAATGTGCTGTTGTCAGGTGCGCATAATTATTACAATATTCTGGCTTCATGCTGCTGTGCTTATCTTGCGGGCGCGACCCCGGACGGAATGCTTAAAGCGTTAATGAATTTTAAAGGGCTCGCCCATAGGTGCGAACAGGTTGCCGTATTGGGCGGGGTGCGGTATATTGATGATTCAAAATCAACAAGTGTTGATTCCTGCGCCGCCGCACTTAAGGCATTCCGGGGTAAGGTGGTATTGATTGCCGGCGGCAGAGACAAAGGCAGTGATTTTACCGTCATAGGCAGTCTGGTCAGGGACAGGGCCCGGGTGGTGATAGTTATTGGAGAAGCGGGCGGCAAAATAAAGCACGATTTATCGGCCTTGGTGCCGGTACGCCAGGCCTCCGGTATGGAAGAAGCGGTAAAGATTGCCCGGGAAGAAGCTGTGCCCGGGGATTTTGTTTTATTGTCGCCTATGTGCGCGAGTTTTGATATGTATAAAAGTTATGCGGCCCGGGGAGAAGATTTTAAAAATCATGTTTTAAACATACGCAAGGGTGGTGGTAAAGGAGAAACCCTGTCATGA
- the murC gene encoding UDP-N-acetylmuramate--L-alanine ligase has protein sequence MLNSRKKIHFIGIGGIGMSGIAWLCLKRGHRVSGSDIKPSYITDRLISEGADIAIGHSRENIRDNDVVVYSSAVSAANPELVEARKKGILVFKRGEFLAYLGDGKKCIAITGAHGKTTTSSMVATVLKEAGLEPSGMVGALVPYLNGNAFIGNGKYFVTEADESDGSFLYLRPDHGIITNIDLEHLDYYEGIEQIKEAYFKFMENVQPGGAVICWGEDPYIKRMVKHCKNRVLKYGKLPGDELCVRNIALKPMESEFDLIFAKTPIGRFKINVPGEHNVLNSMAAILTALDIGIGVDTVRRAIYQYRGAQRRFQEKACIDDIMIIDDYAHHPTEIVATLKTAANMKRRRIVSVFQPHRYTRTRFLKKEFAKAFHGTDCLILTDIYAADEKPIFGVTSMCIFNEVVKIKKVNSVYMEKEKLIGYLMDFIRPGDLLLFLGAGDIGRISGEFVTRLKHEREK, from the coding sequence ATGCTCAATAGCCGGAAGAAGATACACTTTATAGGTATAGGCGGTATCGGCATGAGCGGTATTGCCTGGCTTTGCCTGAAAAGAGGCCACAGGGTTTCCGGTTCGGATATAAAACCGAGTTATATAACCGACAGGCTCATATCCGAAGGAGCCGATATTGCTATAGGGCATAGCCGGGAAAATATCAGGGACAATGACGTTGTAGTATACTCTTCGGCGGTATCGGCGGCTAACCCTGAGCTTGTTGAAGCCAGAAAGAAAGGGATTTTGGTTTTCAAAAGAGGAGAGTTTCTGGCATATCTCGGAGATGGGAAAAAATGTATTGCGATTACCGGCGCGCACGGAAAGACAACCACATCTTCAATGGTGGCGACAGTACTAAAGGAGGCAGGGCTTGAGCCCAGCGGCATGGTCGGCGCCCTGGTTCCTTATCTAAACGGCAACGCGTTTATAGGAAATGGAAAATATTTTGTGACCGAAGCTGATGAATCCGACGGTTCATTTCTTTATCTTAGGCCGGATCACGGGATTATTACGAATATAGACCTTGAACACCTTGATTATTATGAAGGCATTGAACAGATAAAGGAGGCGTATTTCAAATTTATGGAAAATGTCCAGCCCGGCGGGGCTGTTATATGCTGGGGTGAGGACCCTTACATTAAAAGAATGGTTAAACATTGCAAAAACCGCGTGTTAAAATACGGTAAACTGCCGGGTGACGAACTGTGTGTTAGAAATATCGCGTTAAAGCCTATGGAATCCGAATTTGATCTTATTTTCGCGAAGACCCCGATAGGTAGATTTAAAATCAATGTGCCAGGAGAGCACAATGTGTTAAACTCGATGGCCGCCATACTCACCGCGCTTGATATCGGCATAGGCGTTGATACTGTCAGGCGGGCGATATATCAATACCGCGGTGCCCAGCGAAGATTTCAGGAAAAGGCGTGCATAGACGATATTATGATAATAGATGATTACGCCCATCATCCCACAGAGATTGTTGCCACCCTAAAGACGGCGGCGAACATGAAACGCAGGCGTATAGTGTCTGTATTCCAGCCCCATCGCTATACCAGGACCCGGTTCCTGAAAAAAGAGTTTGCCAAAGCGTTTCACGGTACCGATTGTCTTATCCTTACGGATATCTATGCCGCTGATGAAAAACCCATATTTGGAGTCACGTCCATGTGCATATTCAATGAGGTTGTCAAGATAAAGAAAGTCAATTCTGTTTACATGGAAAAAGAGAAATTAATTGGGTATCTGATGGATTTTATAAGGCCCGGGGACCTGCTGCTTTTTTTGGGCGCCGGAGATATAGGCAGAATATCAGGAGAATTTGTCACAAGGCTTAAACATGAAAGAGAAAAATAA
- the mraY gene encoding phospho-N-acetylmuramoyl-pentapeptide-transferase, with translation MFYHLLYPLRDTFFGFNVFRYITFRTVGAIVTAFLISVMLGPYIISILKKFNIGERVRTEEEVPGIYSAHKGKQGTPTMGGLIIISSVIISTLLWARLDNRYILLTIFSTIWLGVLGFCDDYVKLKSKRGPGLSKRMKFLGQITLGFIVGAFLFLDTNVDTNIYMPFLKNLVFNAGIFYILFVMVVITASSNAVNLTDGLDGLAIGCMIMVALAYSVIGYAAGHMQIANYLYMQYIPGAGELCVYCAALTGAGMGFLWFNSYPASIFMGDTGSLALGGGIGVVSCCVKKEMLLIIAGGIFVFEALSVILQVASFKLRRRRIFLCAPFHHHLQMRGWHEPKIVVRFWIIAAILALFTLVTLKLY, from the coding sequence TTGTTCTATCATTTGCTGTATCCGTTAAGAGATACCTTTTTCGGTTTTAATGTATTCCGTTATATAACATTCCGGACTGTGGGCGCAATCGTAACAGCTTTTTTGATCAGTGTCATGCTTGGGCCCTATATAATAAGTATTTTAAAAAAATTTAATATCGGAGAAAGGGTGCGGACAGAAGAAGAAGTCCCCGGTATATATTCAGCCCATAAAGGCAAACAAGGCACGCCTACGATGGGCGGCCTCATCATAATATCTTCCGTTATAATCTCAACATTGTTATGGGCAAGGCTGGATAACAGGTATATCCTGCTTACTATATTTTCCACCATCTGGCTGGGGGTACTGGGTTTTTGCGATGACTATGTGAAGCTGAAATCAAAAAGAGGCCCGGGCCTTAGCAAAAGGATGAAATTTCTCGGGCAGATAACGCTTGGTTTTATAGTCGGAGCTTTTCTTTTTCTTGACACCAATGTTGACACAAACATATATATGCCTTTTTTAAAAAATCTTGTTTTCAATGCCGGAATTTTTTATATTCTGTTTGTAATGGTCGTAATAACAGCCTCTTCTAATGCCGTAAACCTGACAGACGGCTTGGACGGGTTGGCCATAGGCTGCATGATCATGGTGGCTTTGGCGTATTCCGTGATAGGGTATGCCGCGGGCCATATGCAGATAGCCAATTATCTTTATATGCAATATATACCCGGAGCAGGAGAGCTTTGCGTCTATTGCGCCGCTTTAACAGGGGCCGGTATGGGATTTCTATGGTTTAATTCGTATCCGGCGAGTATTTTTATGGGTGATACGGGGTCGCTGGCTCTCGGGGGAGGTATCGGTGTCGTCTCGTGCTGTGTTAAGAAAGAGATGCTGCTTATTATTGCCGGCGGTATTTTTGTATTTGAAGCATTGTCCGTTATTCTGCAAGTGGCTTCATTCAAGCTTAGGCGCAGGAGGATTTTCCTTTGCGCGCCTTTTCACCATCATTTGCAGATGCGCGGCTGGCATGAGCCCAAGATTGTGGTCCGTTTTTGGATTATTGCCGCGATACTGGCGCTTTTTACATTGGTGACTTTAAAATTATACTAA